A genomic region of Exiguobacterium sp. Helios contains the following coding sequences:
- a CDS encoding response regulator encodes MKGRLLIAEDEPGIRNLLAQLFRAQGYTTDVAVDGLETIERLKETEYDLLLMDVNMPGRTGLEVLRHQDEVGRRIRTILMTALDETEAMEEAKRLGVVAFFGKPFDIFELKKEVTVQISNDVSG; translated from the coding sequence ATGAAAGGAAGATTACTCATCGCGGAAGATGAACCGGGGATTCGGAATTTACTGGCACAATTGTTTCGGGCGCAAGGATATACGACCGATGTCGCTGTCGATGGTCTTGAGACGATCGAACGGCTGAAAGAAACGGAATACGACTTATTATTGATGGATGTCAATATGCCGGGCCGAACCGGTCTTGAAGTATTGCGCCATCAGGACGAGGTCGGACGACGGATCCGGACGATTCTGATGACTGCTTTGGACGAAACAGAAGCGATGGAAGAAGCGAAACGACTCGGTGTCGTCGCCTTCTTCGGAAAGCCGTTTGACATCTTTGAATTAAAAAAAGAAGTGACTGTGCAAATTTCGAACGATGTAAGCGGTTAA
- a CDS encoding type B 50S ribosomal protein L31, translated as MKQGIHPNYNKVVFMDSTTEYKFLTGSTRSSNETITWEDGNEYPLIRVDVSSDSHPFYTGRQKFNAADGRVDRFNKKYGRK; from the coding sequence ATGAAACAAGGAATTCACCCAAACTACAACAAAGTTGTATTTATGGACTCAACTACTGAGTACAAATTCTTGACTGGTTCTACACGTTCTTCGAACGAGACAATCACTTGGGAAGATGGAAACGAGTACCCACTCATCCGTGTGGATGTGTCTTCGGACTCGCACCCATTCTACACTGGTCGTCAAAAGTTCAACGCTGCAGACGGTCGTGTCGATCGCTTCAACAAAAAATACGGCCGCAAGTAA
- the murA gene encoding UDP-N-acetylglucosamine 1-carboxyvinyltransferase, producing MDILHIVGQQRLEGTVMISGSKQSAIPCLAAALLTDQQVILEGVPDIGDVATMIQIIEMLGAVVTRQGDMVTIDPSHVEPMPLTGTDTRKLRGSIYLMSVLAARFKQGVVGLPGGYAIGPRPIDLHIKALERLGVAMRNEQGVYYMHVEELKGNRIYLDLPSFGATISALLVAVMAEGTTVIENAACDPEVIDVSTMLTNMGASVKGAGTDEIRIKGVKTLQGCRHTLIPDRMEAGTFLAMGAVLGRVTVDNVIPLHLESIIQKLERFGANIELADDSVTASIDMAKPIDIRVFHYGGFPSDLQPIISAVLLKPKGASVVVDKLYPQRFRHVQEMRRLNARITHEDASIIIRGGEALRGTEIEAHDPRGAAALVLSGMLASGETSLHHAEVLDQSYEQFVEKLKGLGALVWRETV from the coding sequence GTGGACATTTTGCATATCGTAGGACAACAACGTCTTGAAGGAACCGTCATGATCAGTGGATCGAAACAGAGTGCGATTCCGTGTCTCGCGGCAGCATTACTGACCGATCAACAGGTCATTCTTGAGGGGGTACCGGACATTGGCGACGTTGCGACGATGATCCAGATCATTGAGATGCTTGGAGCCGTCGTAACACGTCAAGGCGATATGGTGACGATTGACCCGAGTCATGTCGAACCGATGCCGCTCACAGGGACAGATACACGAAAATTACGTGGATCGATTTATCTGATGAGTGTCCTCGCGGCGCGATTCAAACAGGGGGTCGTCGGTCTGCCCGGTGGTTATGCCATCGGTCCTCGGCCGATTGATTTACACATCAAGGCACTGGAACGACTTGGTGTCGCGATGCGAAATGAACAAGGGGTTTACTACATGCATGTCGAAGAGTTGAAGGGAAACCGGATCTATTTGGATCTTCCTTCATTCGGTGCGACGATCAGTGCTTTACTGGTCGCCGTCATGGCGGAAGGAACGACGGTCATTGAAAATGCAGCGTGTGATCCGGAAGTCATCGACGTCAGTACGATGTTGACGAATATGGGTGCGAGTGTCAAAGGTGCAGGGACCGATGAGATTCGAATCAAAGGCGTCAAGACGCTTCAAGGATGCCGCCATACCTTGATTCCGGACCGGATGGAAGCAGGTACGTTCCTGGCAATGGGAGCAGTCCTCGGCCGTGTGACGGTGGATAATGTCATTCCGTTACATCTTGAAAGCATCATTCAAAAGCTGGAACGGTTCGGGGCCAACATCGAGTTGGCGGATGATTCGGTCACAGCATCCATCGATATGGCGAAACCGATCGATATTCGTGTTTTTCACTATGGCGGCTTTCCGAGCGATCTTCAACCGATCATCTCGGCTGTCCTGTTGAAACCGAAAGGCGCGAGTGTCGTCGTCGATAAGCTGTATCCTCAACGTTTCCGGCATGTCCAGGAGATGCGGCGGTTGAATGCACGAATTACACACGAAGACGCTTCGATCATCATCCGTGGTGGTGAAGCGTTACGTGGTACGGAAATTGAAGCTCATGATCCGCGCGGTGCAGCGGCCCTCGTGTTAAGTGGAATGCTTGCTTCCGGTGAAACGTCATTACACCATGCAGAAGTACTTGATCAAAGCTATGAACAGTTCGTCGAGAAGTTAAAAGGACTCGGAGCTCTTGTTTGGCGCGAAACGGTTTAA
- a CDS encoding carboxylesterase, which yields MSMVYPVIPGAEAFSLGRGSVGILLCHGFNATPQSVRAVGEQFAEQGFSVYAPRLHGHGTDVLEFEATTADDWKQSLRDGFEQLARRCESIFIVGQSMGATLALSLAAEGLPIAGIITINAALSVPAYEALSFTDCPVYLPESTPDIKQTAFEIIYDLVPAVCASELLRLIDDTRLHLATIQIPTLILYSAEDHVVPPACSDYLYRTIGATDKRSYCLLDSYHVATLDHDQKTIVRETLQFIEQFSRLTRTG from the coding sequence ATGAGTATGGTTTATCCTGTTATACCGGGTGCGGAAGCCTTTTCCTTAGGACGCGGATCCGTCGGCATTTTGCTCTGTCATGGTTTTAACGCAACGCCGCAAAGCGTTCGGGCTGTAGGAGAACAGTTCGCAGAACAAGGTTTCTCCGTCTATGCCCCTCGCCTGCACGGTCATGGGACCGATGTCCTGGAATTCGAAGCGACGACGGCAGATGACTGGAAACAGAGCTTGCGTGACGGCTTCGAACAGTTAGCCAGACGGTGCGAATCGATCTTCATCGTCGGACAATCGATGGGGGCGACACTTGCCCTGTCACTTGCCGCTGAAGGTCTCCCGATTGCAGGAATCATCACGATCAATGCCGCCTTGTCCGTCCCTGCTTACGAAGCCTTATCCTTCACCGATTGTCCGGTCTATCTGCCGGAAAGCACCCCTGATATCAAGCAGACCGCTTTTGAAATCATCTATGATCTTGTCCCCGCAGTTTGTGCTTCAGAACTGTTACGACTCATTGATGACACGCGACTACACTTAGCGACGATTCAAATTCCGACACTTATTTTATATTCTGCTGAGGATCACGTCGTCCCGCCGGCCTGTTCCGATTATTTGTACCGGACGATTGGGGCAACAGATAAACGCAGTTATTGTCTGCTCGACTCGTACCATGTCGCGACGCTTGACCATGATCAAAAGACGATTGTCCGTGAGACCTTACAATTCATCGAACAGTTCAGCCGGTTGACACGAACTGGTTGA
- a CDS encoding thymidine kinase yields the protein MMHVINQYGWIEVICGSMFSGKSEELIRRVRRAQYGKLPVQVFKPAIDDRYHEEHVVSHIGNSVIAIPMATSRDVYAAVAEETQIVAIDEVQFFDDEIVAVIEALAQDGKRVICAGLDQDFRAEPFGKMPELLARAEFVTKLQAICLSCGDPASRTQRLIDGKPANYNDPIILVGASESYEPRCRHCHQVPGKPQPLQEWKKQQQN from the coding sequence ATGATGCATGTGATCAATCAATATGGTTGGATTGAAGTGATTTGCGGAAGTATGTTTTCCGGTAAGTCAGAAGAACTGATCCGTCGTGTCAGACGGGCACAGTATGGAAAGTTACCGGTTCAAGTGTTCAAGCCGGCAATCGATGACCGGTATCATGAAGAGCATGTCGTGTCGCATATCGGCAACTCGGTCATTGCGATTCCGATGGCGACGAGCCGTGATGTCTATGCAGCAGTGGCGGAAGAGACGCAAATCGTCGCGATTGACGAAGTTCAATTTTTTGACGATGAGATTGTCGCAGTCATCGAAGCACTGGCTCAGGATGGCAAACGCGTTATTTGTGCGGGACTCGATCAGGATTTTCGGGCCGAGCCATTCGGCAAGATGCCTGAATTACTGGCACGTGCGGAATTCGTGACGAAATTACAGGCGATTTGTCTGTCGTGTGGAGATCCGGCGTCACGGACACAACGATTGATTGACGGGAAGCCGGCAAACTACAATGATCCAATCATTCTCGTCGGGGCGTCTGAATCCTATGAACCGCGTTGCCGTCATTGTCATCAAGTTCCGGGCAAACCGCAACCGTTACAGGAATGGAAAAAACAACAGCAAAATTGA
- the fsa gene encoding fructose-6-phosphate aldolase: MRFFIDTANVEDIKKAHKMGILDGVTTNPSLVAKEGVDFHTRLREICEIVGDVSVSAEVIALDAEGMIREGKELAQIAPNITVKVPMTPAGLEAVAALSKENITTNVTLIFNPNQALLAARAGATYVSPFLGRLDDIGQDGMGLVETIAQIFVIHDIPTQIIAASVRNPVHVTNAALAGADIATIPLNVIESLTQHPLTTQGIERFLADWEKAQQ; this comes from the coding sequence ATGAGATTTTTTATCGACACAGCAAACGTAGAGGATATTAAAAAAGCACATAAAATGGGGATTTTGGACGGGGTCACCACAAACCCGTCACTTGTCGCGAAAGAAGGCGTCGATTTCCATACACGACTGCGCGAAATTTGTGAAATCGTCGGAGACGTCTCCGTCAGTGCCGAAGTCATTGCGCTTGATGCAGAAGGAATGATTCGGGAAGGGAAGGAACTTGCTCAGATTGCACCGAACATTACGGTAAAGGTTCCGATGACACCGGCAGGATTGGAAGCCGTCGCAGCTCTTTCAAAAGAAAACATCACGACGAACGTCACATTGATCTTCAACCCGAACCAGGCCTTGCTCGCGGCACGTGCCGGTGCGACATATGTATCACCGTTCCTCGGTCGTCTGGATGATATCGGTCAAGATGGAATGGGACTGGTCGAGACGATTGCTCAAATCTTCGTCATTCATGATATTCCGACACAAATCATCGCGGCTTCTGTCCGTAATCCGGTGCACGTCACGAATGCGGCACTCGCTGGAGCTGACATCGCGACGATTCCGCTCAATGTCATTGAGTCACTGACGCAACACCCGTTAACGACACAGGGAATCGAACGTTTCCTTGCTGACTGGGAAAAAGCGCAGCAATAA
- the fba gene encoding class II fructose-1,6-bisphosphate aldolase has protein sequence MPLVSMTDMLNKALEGKYAVGQFNINNLEWTQAVLGAAQEEQSPVILGVSEGAARHMGGFYTVVKMVEGLVHDMKVTVPVAIHLDHGSSVEKCKEAIDAGFTSVMIDDSHSPIDTNIETTKAVVEYAHSKGVSVEAEVGTVGGQEDDVIGDVMYAKLDDCVRIVKETGIDTLAPALGSVHGPYKGEPNLGFTEMEEIRNATDLPLVLHGGTGIPTHDIEKAISLGTSKINVNTENQISFAKVVREVLAEKPEAYDPRVFIAPGREAIKQTVIGKMREFGSSNKA, from the coding sequence ATGCCATTAGTATCTATGACAGACATGTTAAACAAAGCTCTCGAAGGTAAGTACGCAGTAGGTCAATTCAACATCAACAACCTCGAGTGGACTCAAGCAGTACTCGGTGCGGCTCAAGAAGAGCAGTCGCCGGTTATTCTTGGAGTATCTGAAGGTGCAGCACGTCACATGGGCGGATTCTACACAGTTGTTAAAATGGTAGAAGGTCTCGTTCACGACATGAAAGTAACAGTTCCTGTTGCAATCCACCTCGACCACGGTTCGAGCGTTGAAAAATGTAAAGAAGCGATCGACGCTGGATTTACATCTGTAATGATCGACGATTCACATAGCCCGATCGACACAAACATCGAAACAACAAAAGCTGTTGTTGAGTATGCGCATTCGAAGGGTGTTTCAGTCGAAGCGGAAGTTGGTACAGTTGGCGGACAAGAAGACGACGTCATCGGTGATGTCATGTACGCGAAACTTGACGACTGCGTTCGTATCGTCAAAGAAACTGGAATTGACACGCTTGCTCCTGCGCTCGGTTCTGTTCACGGACCATACAAAGGTGAACCAAACCTTGGTTTCACTGAAATGGAAGAAATCCGTAACGCAACAGACCTTCCACTCGTTCTTCACGGTGGAACAGGAATCCCGACACACGATATCGAAAAAGCAATTTCGCTTGGTACTTCGAAAATCAACGTCAACACGGAAAACCAAATTTCGTTCGCGAAAGTGGTTCGTGAAGTCTTGGCTGAGAAACCAGAAGCATATGACCCACGCGTATTCATCGCACCAGGTCGCGAAGCAATCAAACAAACAGTCATCGGTAAGATGCGTGAGTTCGGTTCAAGCAACAAAGCTTAA
- a CDS encoding C40 family peptidase: MKRFLASVATAALVVSGFASVGTDKVEAASTVTKVKITDSGLRVRTGPSTKASIVGKVNAGQTFTYKGKSGSWTKISYGGKTRYVSTQYTKTYKSSTSTAKKSTTSSSTRTRLLSEAAKHKGTPYVWGGTTTRGFDCSGFTSYVYKKAAGKTLPRTSSSQYSSSRKVSVSNVQPGDLVFFSHGSGIQHVGMATSKTSMVNSETGGVKYSSFKSGYWGSRLVGAGSYL; this comes from the coding sequence ATGAAACGTTTTCTAGCATCGGTCGCAACGGCAGCATTAGTGGTTTCAGGATTTGCATCAGTGGGAACAGATAAGGTTGAGGCAGCTTCTACAGTAACGAAAGTTAAAATCACAGACAGCGGATTACGTGTTCGGACGGGTCCTTCTACAAAAGCAAGCATCGTTGGTAAAGTAAACGCAGGCCAAACATTTACATACAAAGGTAAATCAGGCAGCTGGACTAAAATTTCATACGGTGGAAAAACACGTTATGTTTCTACACAGTATACGAAAACATACAAGTCTTCTACTTCAACGGCTAAAAAATCAACAACTTCATCTTCAACACGTACACGCCTTCTAAGCGAAGCAGCTAAACATAAAGGAACTCCTTATGTATGGGGCGGAACGACAACTCGTGGATTTGACTGCTCTGGTTTCACAAGCTACGTCTACAAAAAAGCAGCGGGCAAAACATTGCCACGTACGTCTTCTTCACAATATTCTTCTTCTAGAAAAGTAAGTGTCTCAAACGTTCAACCTGGAGATCTTGTTTTCTTCTCACACGGTAGCGGCATTCAACACGTCGGTATGGCAACAAGCAAAACAAGCATGGTGAACTCAGAAACAGGTGGCGTTAAGTACTCAAGCTTCAAATCAGGTTACTGGGGTTCACGCCTTGTCGGCGCGGGTTCATACCTATAA
- a CDS encoding SDR family oxidoreductase — protein sequence MLLVGRNVEQLFETKHFVEQRGGSAVVLPYDIGQTVQIEALLRATENIPVDILINNAGFGLYGEFVETDLSHELNMIDVNIRALTHLTKAFARGMKVRGSGRIIQIASTSSFHGGPFMSVYYATKAYVLSFSEALADELAPYNIQVTAVCPGATYTDFAKTADLATSGLFKRPGIMDANTVAKLSITGYMKGKTLVIPGRSNAVYVFMTRFFTRRKFVQMTHQLQAPTHSL from the coding sequence CTGTTACTGGTCGGACGGAACGTCGAACAACTTTTCGAAACGAAACACTTTGTTGAACAGCGGGGCGGATCTGCCGTCGTGCTTCCATATGATATCGGACAAACCGTTCAAATCGAAGCCTTGTTACGTGCGACAGAAAACATTCCGGTTGATATCTTGATCAATAATGCCGGGTTTGGTCTGTATGGGGAGTTTGTCGAAACTGATTTATCCCATGAACTCAACATGATTGACGTCAACATTCGAGCACTGACGCATTTGACGAAAGCTTTTGCCCGTGGGATGAAAGTTCGAGGGAGCGGACGGATCATTCAGATTGCTTCGACCTCTTCTTTCCACGGCGGTCCTTTCATGAGCGTCTACTATGCAACAAAAGCGTACGTCCTCAGTTTTTCGGAAGCTTTGGCTGATGAGCTTGCGCCTTACAATATTCAAGTGACAGCTGTTTGTCCGGGCGCCACGTATACAGATTTCGCTAAAACAGCCGATCTTGCGACATCCGGATTGTTTAAACGACCAGGTATCATGGATGCCAATACAGTTGCAAAGCTTTCCATTACCGGGTACATGAAAGGAAAAACGCTTGTCATCCCCGGTCGCAGTAATGCAGTGTATGTCTTTATGACACGCTTTTTCACACGTCGTAAATTCGTCCAGATGACACACCAATTGCAAGCTCCGACACACAGTCTTTAA
- the rho gene encoding transcription termination factor Rho: MPTEKTDKPERSYTLAQLSNLTLKDLYEIAKTKNVPQYREARKRELMFKILKAQAESTGLYFLEGVLEVIPGNPQMQNDGGFGFLRPINYSQSSEDIYIAASQIRRFNLRNGDVVTGKVRPPKENERFQGLLSVEAVNGEAPDTARNRLFFPALTPIYPDRLMRLETEPRHLSVRVMDMIAPVGFGQRGLIVAPPKAGKTSLLKEIANSIQVNHPDVELIILLIDERPEEVTDIERSVPGADVVSSTFDETPDNHVRISELVLERAMRLVEHKKDVVILMDSITRLTRAYNLTVPQSGRTLSGGIDPAAFHKPKRFFGAARNIEHGGSLTILATALVETGSRMDDVIYEEFKGTGNMELHLDRKLSERRIFPAIDIRKSGTRKEELLLPQDQLDALWTIRRTMNESNEFVDSFLRKIRDTKNNEEFFVELEKEKKKPVRRAPVKPRVTKTDTTT; the protein is encoded by the coding sequence ATGCCAACTGAAAAAACTGACAAACCAGAACGTTCCTATACACTCGCTCAACTCAGCAACCTGACATTAAAAGATTTATATGAGATTGCAAAAACAAAAAACGTACCACAGTACCGAGAGGCGCGTAAGCGTGAATTGATGTTCAAGATTCTTAAAGCACAAGCAGAGTCCACCGGTCTTTATTTCCTCGAAGGGGTACTCGAAGTTATCCCCGGAAACCCACAAATGCAAAATGATGGCGGCTTCGGCTTCCTTCGTCCTATCAACTATTCGCAATCCTCTGAAGATATCTACATCGCCGCCTCACAAATCCGCCGCTTTAATCTCCGTAACGGAGACGTCGTGACTGGAAAAGTCCGGCCGCCAAAAGAAAATGAACGGTTCCAAGGTCTTTTAAGTGTGGAAGCCGTCAATGGAGAAGCACCGGATACGGCGCGCAATCGTCTGTTCTTCCCGGCATTGACACCGATCTATCCAGATCGTCTGATGCGTCTTGAGACAGAACCGCGTCATTTGTCGGTCCGGGTGATGGATATGATTGCCCCGGTTGGATTTGGCCAACGCGGTTTGATTGTCGCGCCGCCAAAAGCAGGTAAGACTTCTCTATTAAAAGAAATCGCCAATTCGATCCAGGTGAATCATCCGGATGTTGAATTGATTATTCTGTTGATTGACGAACGGCCGGAAGAAGTGACGGATATCGAACGTTCTGTCCCCGGAGCGGATGTCGTCAGTTCAACGTTTGACGAAACACCGGACAACCACGTCCGGATTTCGGAACTCGTTTTGGAGCGAGCGATGCGCCTCGTCGAACATAAAAAAGATGTCGTTATTTTAATGGACTCGATTACACGGTTGACGCGGGCTTATAACTTAACTGTTCCGCAAAGCGGTCGGACGTTGTCCGGGGGGATTGACCCGGCAGCCTTCCACAAACCGAAACGCTTTTTCGGTGCCGCCCGGAATATCGAACACGGTGGTAGTCTGACGATTCTTGCGACGGCACTCGTCGAAACCGGTTCCCGGATGGATGATGTCATCTATGAAGAGTTTAAAGGAACCGGCAATATGGAACTGCATCTGGACCGGAAATTATCCGAGCGCCGGATCTTCCCGGCCATCGATATCCGGAAATCCGGAACACGGAAAGAAGAGTTGTTGTTACCGCAAGATCAGCTCGATGCCTTGTGGACGATCCGCCGGACGATGAACGAGTCCAATGAGTTTGTCGACAGTTTCTTACGCAAGATTCGGGACACGAAAAATAACGAAGAATTTTTTGTCGAACTGGAGAAAGAAAAGAAGAAACCCGTACGGCGCGCACCTGTGAAGCCACGTGTGACGAAAACCGACACAACGACTTGA
- a CDS encoding methionine ABC transporter ATP-binding protein: MITFKNVKKIYETKEQSIAALNGVDLEIRKGEIFGVIGFSGAGKSSLLRCVNLLERPTSGSVTVDGQDLTALSAKQLREAKQHIGMIFQHFNLLDSNTVFANVAKPLVLKGVKKDEVHRRVNELLDFVDLADKADHYPDQLSGGQKQRVGIARALATQPSVLLCDEATSALDPQTTQHILRLLKQINQEYGITILLITHEMGVIREICDRVAVIEAGKLIESGTVFDVFSNPQTATAKNFVRSVMQDEIPASVQKVIDQRDTGHHIYKINFLGAGTGQPLLSQVAKRFDVDLNILHGSITELQNIPFGSLLVELIGDAAEIKRALHYIDQSDVVVEEVLADAG, translated from the coding sequence GTGATTACATTCAAAAATGTAAAAAAAATCTATGAAACAAAGGAACAATCGATTGCTGCGCTGAACGGGGTCGATCTCGAAATCCGAAAGGGAGAAATCTTCGGTGTCATCGGTTTCAGTGGAGCCGGTAAAAGTTCCTTATTACGATGCGTCAACCTGCTTGAACGGCCGACATCGGGCAGTGTGACGGTCGATGGCCAAGATTTGACGGCGCTCTCGGCGAAACAGTTACGGGAAGCCAAACAACACATCGGGATGATTTTTCAGCACTTCAATCTGCTGGATTCGAATACGGTTTTTGCGAACGTCGCAAAACCCCTTGTCTTAAAGGGCGTCAAAAAAGACGAGGTCCATCGGCGGGTCAATGAACTGCTGGATTTCGTCGACTTGGCGGATAAGGCCGATCATTACCCGGATCAGTTATCGGGCGGACAGAAACAACGGGTCGGGATTGCCCGGGCACTTGCCACCCAGCCGTCCGTCCTGTTGTGTGACGAAGCAACCTCGGCGCTTGATCCGCAGACGACACAACACATATTACGCCTGCTGAAACAAATCAATCAGGAATACGGCATCACGATCTTACTGATTACCCATGAGATGGGTGTCATCCGTGAAATTTGTGACCGGGTCGCCGTCATCGAAGCCGGCAAGTTGATTGAATCGGGTACCGTATTCGACGTCTTTTCGAACCCCCAGACGGCGACGGCAAAAAACTTCGTCCGTTCCGTCATGCAGGATGAGATTCCGGCGTCAGTTCAAAAAGTCATCGATCAACGGGATACCGGGCACCATATCTACAAAATCAACTTCCTCGGGGCAGGGACCGGACAACCGCTTTTATCGCAAGTCGCGAAACGGTTTGATGTCGACCTCAACATCCTGCACGGCAGCATCACGGAACTGCAAAACATTCCGTTTGGCAGTCTGCTTGTTGAACTGATCGGTGATGCGGCGGAAATCAAACGGGCACTGCATTACATCGATCAATCGGATGTCGTCGTCGAGGAGGTGCTCGCAGATGCTGGTTAA
- the glpX gene encoding class II fructose-bisphosphatase has product MERSLSMELVRVTEAAALASARWMGKGLKNEADDAATSAMRDVFDTIPMKGTVVIGEGEMDEAPMLYIGEKLGNGYGPRLDVAVDPLEGTNIVAKGTWGALAVLAVADAGDLLHAPDMYMDKIAVGPEAAGHVSLDATIEENIAAVAKAKNKEIEDVVVSILDRERHEEIIQRIRATGARIRLIGDGDVAAAINTAFPHTGIDILLGSGGAPEGVLAAVALKCLGGELQGRLLPADEAEVARCKKMGIEDPSKILMMDDLVTGDDCIFAATGVTDSELMKGVQFTAQGGQTHSVVMRAKSGTVRFVEGIHSFKKKPKLVIK; this is encoded by the coding sequence ATGGAGAGAAGTTTATCAATGGAACTCGTACGCGTAACGGAGGCAGCAGCACTGGCTTCGGCACGCTGGATGGGGAAGGGCTTGAAAAACGAGGCAGATGACGCAGCAACAAGCGCCATGCGTGATGTATTTGATACGATCCCGATGAAAGGAACGGTCGTCATCGGCGAAGGGGAAATGGATGAGGCACCGATGCTTTATATCGGTGAGAAACTCGGAAATGGATACGGACCACGTCTTGACGTCGCCGTCGATCCGCTCGAAGGCACGAACATCGTCGCTAAAGGAACATGGGGCGCACTCGCAGTTCTTGCGGTCGCCGATGCGGGAGACTTATTACATGCACCGGATATGTACATGGATAAGATTGCTGTCGGACCGGAAGCAGCAGGACACGTCAGCCTGGATGCGACGATTGAAGAAAACATCGCGGCCGTCGCAAAAGCGAAAAATAAAGAAATCGAAGACGTCGTCGTCTCGATTCTTGACCGGGAACGTCATGAAGAAATCATTCAACGGATTCGGGCAACAGGGGCACGGATTCGTCTGATTGGGGACGGAGATGTCGCAGCAGCCATCAATACGGCTTTCCCGCACACAGGGATTGATATTCTGCTCGGTTCAGGCGGGGCGCCGGAGGGTGTTCTGGCAGCTGTTGCATTAAAATGTCTCGGCGGAGAACTTCAAGGCCGGCTCTTACCGGCAGATGAAGCGGAAGTCGCACGATGCAAGAAGATGGGGATTGAAGATCCGTCGAAAATCCTCATGATGGATGACCTTGTCACGGGAGATGACTGCATCTTCGCAGCAACCGGTGTCACGGACAGCGAGTTGATGAAAGGTGTTCAGTTCACGGCACAAGGCGGTCAAACGCACTCGGTCGTCATGCGTGCGAAGTCGGGAACAGTTCGTTTCGTTGAAGGAATTCACTCGTTCAAGAAAAAACCGAAGCTCGTTATTAAGTAA
- a CDS encoding DedA family protein: MTPIHHILHEVLHQYGAFGLAILLAGGIVGLPVPDETLLVMSGFWMHHGDLPLVGTIFAAYAGSCIGMTISYVLGLKLGMPLLHRMAPKLRISEKHVFKAEAGFLRYGKTVLIIGYYIPGLRQLSAFFAGVSKMPFRIFVTYAYTGALIWISVFLGAGYFLGRHFSFSLLLEHFANNPDTLPYLIGAAGGIGLSFVLKTYLAYRAKFCLYKNSLLQ, encoded by the coding sequence GTGACTCCGATTCATCACATATTACATGAAGTCCTCCATCAATATGGAGCGTTCGGACTCGCAATTCTTCTGGCCGGTGGAATCGTCGGTCTTCCGGTTCCAGACGAGACGTTACTCGTCATGTCAGGATTCTGGATGCATCATGGTGATTTGCCGCTCGTCGGAACAATTTTTGCTGCCTATGCCGGCAGTTGTATCGGAATGACAATCAGCTATGTGCTCGGTCTGAAACTTGGAATGCCGTTGCTCCATCGAATGGCTCCGAAGTTACGTATTTCTGAAAAACATGTTTTCAAAGCAGAAGCCGGATTTTTACGTTACGGAAAAACGGTTTTAATCATCGGTTATTACATACCCGGTCTCCGGCAGCTGTCCGCTTTTTTTGCCGGCGTCTCGAAAATGCCGTTCCGGATCTTCGTTACTTATGCCTATACTGGTGCTTTAATTTGGATCAGTGTCTTTTTAGGAGCAGGTTATTTCCTAGGTCGCCATTTTTCCTTCAGTCTTTTACTCGAACATTTTGCGAACAATCCGGATACACTTCCGTATCTGATTGGTGCTGCCGGTGGAATCGGTCTATCCTTCGTTTTAAAAACGTATCTGGCGTACCGTGCCAAGTTCTGTCTATACAAAAACAGCCTGCTCCAGTAA